A section of the Shimia isoporae genome encodes:
- a CDS encoding cob(I)yrinic acid a,c-diamide adenosyltransferase, producing the protein MVVLNKIYTRTGDKGSTALGNGDRVAKYDLRVTAYGTSDELNSTLGVARLHAEGAMDAQLSYIQNDLFDLGADLCRPDMAKDAESEYPPLRMAETQVLRLEAEIDAMNDRLEPLRSFILPGGSALAAHLHICRTVARRAERLAVELSQSEEVNPHVITYLNRLSDWFFVAARIANDDGRSDVLWVPGANR; encoded by the coding sequence GTGGTTGTTCTGAACAAAATCTATACCCGCACTGGCGACAAAGGCTCAACTGCGCTGGGTAACGGCGACCGAGTGGCCAAATACGACCTGCGGGTGACCGCCTATGGCACCTCGGATGAGTTAAACTCCACCCTCGGCGTAGCACGGCTACATGCCGAAGGTGCCATGGACGCCCAACTGTCCTATATACAGAACGACCTTTTTGATCTGGGTGCAGACCTCTGTCGTCCAGATATGGCCAAGGACGCCGAAAGCGAATACCCACCCCTTCGAATGGCTGAGACCCAGGTTCTCCGGCTGGAAGCCGAGATCGATGCGATGAACGATCGGCTGGAGCCGCTTCGAAGCTTTATCCTACCCGGAGGTTCGGCTCTTGCCGCCCACCTTCATATTTGCAGAACGGTTGCCCGACGCGCAGAGCGTCTTGCTGTAGAACTTTCGCAGTCCGAGGAGGTAAATCCGCACGTGATTACCTATCTCAACCGACTATCAGACTGGTTCTTCGTGGCAGCTCGAATTGCAAATGACGACGGTCGTTCTGACGTGCTTTGGGTTCCCGGCGCGAATCGCTGA
- a CDS encoding DNA topoisomerase IV subunit A, translating into MTDLIDDDFSAQNVTEPLRRAIGERYLTYALSTIMHRALPDARDGLKPVHRRILYAMRELKLSSSGGFRKSAKISGDVMGNYHPHGDAAIYDAMARLAQDFNVRYPLVDGQGNFGNIDGDNPAASRYTEARMTSVAEAMLEGLNENAVDFRENYDGTLNEPVVLPATFPNLLANGASGIAVGMATNIPPHNISELCDACLHMIKTPDVRDDTLLNYVPGPDFPTGGVIVEPKENIAQAYRTGRGSFRLRAKWEKEDLGRGQWQIVVTEIPYQVQKSRLIEKLAEVIQTKKVPILGDVRDESADDIRLILEPKSKNVDPDVLMNMLFRTSDLEVRFSLNMNVLIDGVTPKVCSMKEVLRAFLDFRREVLIRRSKHRMEKIDHRLEVLEGFIIAFLNLDRVIDIIRYDDAPKQALMAEDWGIEHVRATSEADYKSPLPAKGEGELTEVQAEAILNMRLRSLRRLEELELIRERDALMEERAGLEDLLDSEGLQWERISEQLKEAKKLFGKDYEGGARRTQFAEAGEVEDVPIEAMIDREPVTIVCSQMGWIRAMSGHIDLSRELKFKDGDGPRFIFHAETTDRLLVFATNGRFYTLSAANLPGGRGMGEPLRLMVDLPNEAEIVDIFVHDKERRLLVASSAGDGFVVPEKDVIAQTRTGKQVLNVKDDIRAQICKPVSGDHVAVVSKNGRFLVFPISEMPELGRGKGVRIQKYNMARGRQGTLELDGGLSDITTFNWEEGLSWSMGGKTRHEPDMSDWLGKRAGVGKKAPYGFPKTFTFD; encoded by the coding sequence ATGACCGACCTGATCGACGACGATTTCTCCGCCCAGAATGTGACTGAACCGCTGCGCCGTGCGATTGGCGAGCGCTATCTGACCTATGCACTCAGCACGATCATGCATCGGGCTCTGCCTGACGCACGAGACGGGTTGAAGCCGGTGCATCGCCGCATTCTCTATGCGATGCGCGAGCTCAAGTTGTCGTCGTCCGGAGGATTCCGTAAGTCTGCAAAGATTTCGGGCGATGTGATGGGCAATTATCACCCGCACGGCGACGCCGCGATCTATGACGCGATGGCGCGTTTGGCACAGGATTTTAACGTCCGATATCCGCTGGTCGATGGTCAGGGTAATTTCGGGAATATCGACGGCGATAATCCAGCTGCGAGCCGATACACCGAGGCGCGGATGACCTCTGTGGCAGAAGCCATGCTGGAAGGTCTCAACGAAAACGCTGTTGATTTCCGTGAAAATTATGACGGGACGCTGAACGAACCGGTCGTCTTGCCAGCCACTTTCCCGAACCTGCTGGCCAACGGTGCCAGTGGGATTGCGGTTGGGATGGCAACCAACATTCCGCCGCACAATATTTCCGAGCTGTGCGACGCCTGCCTTCATATGATCAAGACGCCGGATGTGCGCGATGATACCCTGCTGAACTATGTTCCGGGGCCGGATTTTCCGACCGGCGGCGTGATCGTCGAGCCAAAGGAAAATATCGCGCAGGCCTATCGGACTGGACGCGGTTCATTCCGTTTGCGCGCCAAGTGGGAAAAAGAAGACTTGGGTCGCGGCCAGTGGCAGATTGTCGTCACGGAAATCCCCTATCAGGTGCAAAAATCGCGCTTGATAGAGAAACTGGCAGAAGTCATTCAGACGAAGAAGGTGCCGATCCTTGGCGATGTTCGGGACGAAAGCGCCGATGACATTCGCCTGATCCTGGAACCCAAATCCAAGAACGTGGATCCGGACGTTCTTATGAATATGCTGTTCCGGACCTCGGATCTCGAAGTGCGCTTTTCCTTGAACATGAACGTGCTGATCGACGGTGTGACGCCCAAAGTATGTTCCATGAAGGAAGTGCTGCGTGCGTTTTTGGATTTCCGGCGTGAGGTCCTAATCCGTCGATCCAAACACCGAATGGAGAAGATCGACCACCGTTTGGAGGTTTTGGAAGGCTTTATCATTGCGTTCCTAAATCTGGACCGTGTGATCGATATTATCCGCTACGACGACGCTCCCAAACAGGCTCTTATGGCCGAGGACTGGGGAATCGAGCACGTTCGAGCTACCTCCGAAGCAGACTATAAATCGCCTCTGCCAGCCAAGGGAGAGGGCGAACTGACGGAGGTGCAGGCAGAAGCCATCTTGAACATGCGCCTTCGTAGCTTGCGCCGACTGGAAGAGCTTGAACTTATCCGAGAACGCGATGCGCTTATGGAGGAACGTGCCGGTCTTGAGGATTTGCTCGACAGTGAAGGCCTTCAGTGGGAGCGGATTTCGGAGCAGTTGAAGGAAGCTAAAAAGCTTTTTGGCAAAGACTACGAAGGCGGTGCACGCCGCACACAATTTGCTGAAGCGGGAGAGGTCGAAGACGTTCCGATCGAAGCGATGATCGACCGTGAACCGGTGACGATTGTTTGTTCGCAGATGGGCTGGATCCGCGCCATGTCTGGTCATATCGATCTGTCCCGTGAACTCAAGTTCAAGGATGGTGACGGACCGAGGTTCATATTCCACGCTGAAACGACGGACCGGCTGCTGGTCTTTGCGACAAACGGGCGGTTTTACACGCTCAGCGCCGCGAACTTGCCGGGTGGACGTGGCATGGGAGAGCCTTTGCGCTTGATGGTTGATTTGCCAAACGAGGCTGAGATTGTTGACATTTTTGTGCATGACAAAGAGCGCAGGCTACTGGTGGCCTCTAGTGCCGGCGACGGGTTTGTCGTGCCAGAAAAAGACGTTATTGCGCAGACGCGCACAGGCAAACAGGTGCTCAACGTAAAGGACGACATCCGGGCTCAAATTTGTAAGCCTGTGTCGGGCGACCACGTCGCTGTTGTGTCTAAAAACGGCCGCTTCCTTGTCTTCCCGATTTCCGAAATGCCCGAACTGGGGCGTGGCAAGGGTGTGCGCATCCAAAAATACAACATGGCGCGCGGGCGACAGGGAACTCTGGAACTGGATGGTGGACTGAGCGACATCACGACCTTCAATTGGGAAGAGGGGCTCAGCTGGTCCATGGGGGGAAAGACGCGGCACGAACCGGACATGTCCGATTGGCTGGGCAAGCGCGCCGGCGTCGGTAAAAAGGCGCCCTACGGTTTCCCAAAAACCTTCACCTTTGACTAG
- a CDS encoding 3-hydroxybutyryl-CoA dehydrogenase: MDIGSIGVVGAGQMGNGIAHVMALAGYEVLLNDINQDALDAAVARIDKNLERQVSREKISAGEKAAAMGRIATTLELPKLGGTDLVIEAATEREEIKHQIFDILKPHLGPDTILTSNTSSISITRLASRTDRPERFMGFHFMNPVPVMKLVELIRGIATDEETYQTCLGIVNKLGKTAASAEDFPAFIVNRILIPMINEACYTLYEGVGNVASIDAAMKLGANHPMGPLELADFIGLDTCLAIMNVLHDGLADTKYRPCPLLTKYVEAGWLGRKTKRGFYDYRGESPVPTR, translated from the coding sequence ATGGACATCGGGTCAATCGGAGTGGTCGGGGCCGGCCAAATGGGCAACGGCATCGCGCATGTCATGGCTCTGGCGGGCTATGAAGTCCTGCTCAATGACATCAATCAGGACGCTCTGGACGCGGCTGTTGCGCGAATCGACAAGAATCTCGAACGCCAGGTAAGTCGCGAAAAAATCTCTGCTGGCGAGAAAGCTGCCGCGATGGGGCGGATCGCCACAACGCTTGAACTACCAAAACTTGGTGGCACTGACCTTGTGATTGAGGCCGCAACCGAACGCGAGGAAATCAAACACCAGATCTTCGATATCCTGAAACCTCACCTGGGACCTGACACGATACTGACGTCCAATACGTCTTCCATTTCGATCACCCGCTTGGCGTCCCGCACCGACCGACCTGAACGATTCATGGGATTCCACTTCATGAATCCGGTCCCGGTTATGAAGCTTGTGGAATTGATCCGTGGCATCGCGACCGATGAAGAGACCTACCAGACCTGCCTAGGGATCGTTAACAAGCTCGGAAAAACCGCAGCCAGCGCCGAAGACTTTCCGGCCTTCATCGTAAACCGGATCCTGATCCCCATGATCAACGAAGCCTGTTACACGCTGTACGAAGGCGTCGGCAACGTCGCCTCGATCGATGCTGCCATGAAGCTTGGTGCCAATCACCCTATGGGTCCTTTGGAACTTGCGGACTTTATTGGTCTGGATACCTGCCTTGCAATCATGAATGTGTTGCACGACGGGTTGGCAGATACAAAATACCGCCCCTGCCCGTTGCTGACCAAATATGTCGAGGCTGGATGGCTGGGCCGCAAAACAAAGCGTGGTTTCTATGACTATCGCGGAGAATCGCCCGTCCCGACGCGCTGA
- a CDS encoding SDR family NAD(P)-dependent oxidoreductase, with protein sequence MTKKTILITGCSTGIGLAAARGLRDRGWHVIASCRKQRDCDRLRAEGFSSPLIDYRDTGTITTGLKETLSETGGTLDAVFHNGARGLPGAIEDLPTDGFRDLMESNLLGWHELTRQVLRVMRAQGHGRIVLNSSVLGYVSMRYRGAYVSTKHALEGWADSLRIELRGTPISVSLIEPGPITSAMRKNNAEQFFEWIDWENSVHSDSYRSGLVARFSEDKQGLDPFELPAEAVVEKVRHAIESPRPRARYRVTKPAHLMNFLRRVLPTKILDWVISKG encoded by the coding sequence ATGACCAAGAAAACCATTCTGATCACCGGCTGCTCCACGGGTATTGGCCTTGCGGCTGCGCGGGGCCTTCGCGACAGAGGCTGGCACGTGATCGCCAGTTGCCGAAAACAGCGCGACTGCGACAGGCTTCGCGCTGAAGGGTTCTCCAGCCCGCTGATCGACTATCGTGATACCGGCACAATAACCACCGGCCTCAAGGAAACACTTTCCGAAACCGGAGGGACGCTCGACGCCGTATTTCACAACGGCGCGCGTGGCCTGCCGGGGGCGATCGAAGACCTGCCAACTGACGGCTTCCGTGACTTGATGGAGAGTAATCTTCTGGGATGGCACGAACTGACACGTCAGGTTCTCCGCGTGATGCGCGCGCAAGGGCACGGGCGCATCGTTCTCAATTCGTCCGTTCTAGGCTATGTCTCCATGCGCTATCGCGGCGCCTATGTGTCTACCAAACACGCACTCGAAGGCTGGGCGGATAGCCTGCGTATCGAACTGCGAGGCACTCCAATATCGGTAAGCCTGATCGAACCCGGCCCAATCACATCAGCGATGCGCAAGAATAACGCCGAACAGTTCTTTGAGTGGATCGACTGGGAAAACTCGGTTCATTCCGACAGTTACAGATCGGGGCTGGTGGCGCGTTTCAGTGAAGACAAGCAAGGCCTCGACCCTTTTGAGCTTCCTGCTGAGGCCGTAGTGGAAAAAGTACGACATGCCATCGAAAGCCCGCGCCCGCGCGCCCGCTACCGAGTGACAAAACCAGCGCACCTCATGAATTTCCTCCGCCGTGTCTTACCGACCAAAATTCTCGACTGGGTGATCTCGAAAGGCTGA
- a CDS encoding electron transfer flavoprotein subunit beta/FixA family protein, with translation MKVLVPVKRVIDYNVKVRVKADGTGVDLANVKMSMNPFDEIAVEEAIRLKEAGKADEVVAVSIGVKQAQETLRTALAMGADRAILVVAADSVDQDIEPLAVAKILAKVVEEEQPGLVLCGKQAIDNDMNATGQMLSALLGWSQATFASEVDIDGDNAVVTREVDGGLQTIKVSTPTIISVDLRLNEPRYASLPNIMKAKKKPLDEKTAADYGVDVTPRLEVVKTSEPSERAAGIMVGSVDELVEKLKEAGAV, from the coding sequence ATGAAGGTACTTGTGCCTGTAAAGCGCGTGATTGACTACAACGTGAAAGTCCGTGTGAAAGCGGATGGAACCGGTGTCGATCTCGCCAACGTGAAAATGTCGATGAACCCATTCGACGAGATTGCAGTCGAAGAGGCCATCCGCCTGAAAGAGGCCGGCAAGGCAGACGAGGTTGTCGCCGTTTCCATTGGTGTGAAGCAAGCTCAGGAAACCCTGCGCACCGCACTGGCCATGGGCGCTGATCGCGCCATTCTGGTGGTTGCAGCTGACAGCGTCGATCAAGACATCGAGCCTCTGGCAGTTGCCAAGATCCTCGCCAAAGTTGTCGAGGAAGAGCAGCCTGGCCTGGTGCTCTGCGGCAAGCAAGCAATTGACAACGACATGAATGCCACTGGCCAAATGCTGTCCGCCCTTCTCGGTTGGTCGCAGGCGACATTTGCGTCCGAAGTCGACATCGATGGCGACAACGCTGTTGTAACCCGCGAAGTGGACGGTGGTTTGCAGACCATCAAAGTCTCTACGCCGACCATCATCTCCGTGGACCTGCGCCTCAACGAGCCGCGCTATGCATCCCTGCCGAACATCATGAAGGCGAAGAAAAAGCCGCTGGATGAGAAGACCGCTGCCGACTACGGCGTGGACGTCACTCCGCGTCTTGAGGTTGTCAAAACCTCTGAGCCGTCTGAGCGCGCTGCAGGCATCATGGTTGGCTCCGTGGACGAGCTGGTCGAAAAACTCAAAGAAGCGGGGGCTGTGTAA
- a CDS encoding DUF6473 family protein, with the protein MSFAKMDAGEIDYAPCRYGKSRIAFRGPKKTLDDAYVAFIGGTETYGKFVPMPFVNQVEAETGTECVNLGCVNAGIDAFLAEPSVLDVAQHADATVIQIMGAQNMSNRYYKVHPRRNDRFIGASQMMQLVFNEVDFSEFHFTRHMLQTLLTRAPERYAMVREELRMAWSARMKLLLNTIGGRVVLLWVAEHSPDDEAATTELGRDPLFIDRGMLDELRPLVDEIVEVVVTPEEAEEAFEEMVCSEMEQVAAKQMLGPKVHEQTAKALSRVLQELV; encoded by the coding sequence ATGTCCTTTGCTAAAATGGATGCGGGCGAAATCGATTACGCGCCGTGTCGATATGGAAAATCCCGGATCGCGTTCCGCGGTCCAAAGAAGACCCTAGATGACGCCTATGTTGCATTCATTGGCGGCACGGAGACCTACGGTAAGTTTGTGCCGATGCCGTTCGTGAATCAAGTCGAAGCGGAGACCGGAACGGAGTGCGTGAACCTTGGCTGTGTCAACGCAGGCATTGATGCTTTTCTGGCGGAACCTTCGGTTTTGGATGTTGCGCAGCATGCGGATGCAACTGTCATTCAGATAATGGGCGCACAGAATATGTCCAACCGGTATTATAAGGTGCATCCGCGCCGAAACGACCGGTTCATTGGTGCAAGTCAGATGATGCAGCTCGTATTCAACGAAGTTGATTTCAGCGAATTCCACTTTACGCGCCATATGCTGCAAACACTGCTGACCCGAGCGCCCGAGCGCTATGCCATGGTCCGAGAGGAATTGCGCATGGCCTGGAGCGCACGCATGAAGCTGCTTTTGAATACGATTGGGGGGCGCGTCGTTCTTTTGTGGGTGGCAGAACACTCGCCGGACGACGAAGCCGCTACGACGGAGCTTGGACGTGATCCGCTCTTTATCGATCGTGGGATGCTCGACGAGCTTCGTCCGCTGGTTGACGAAATTGTCGAGGTCGTTGTGACCCCTGAAGAAGCTGAAGAAGCGTTTGAAGAAATGGTGTGTTCCGAAATGGAACAGGTTGCTGCAAAGCAGATGCTTGGTCCCAAAGTACACGAACAGACCGCAAAGGCGCTTTCGCGCGTGCTGCAGGAATTGGTCTAA
- a CDS encoding electron transfer flavoprotein subunit alpha/FixB family protein codes for MAVLLLAEVNNGELALDATAKAVTAAKALGDVTVLAAGASAAAAGEAAAKIDGVAKVLVAEDASLGHRLAEPTAALIVSLAGDYSHIVAPATTDAKNVMPRVAALLDVMVLSDVTAVVDADTFERPIYAGNAIQTVKSSDATKVITFRTSTFDASGEGGSASVETVGAADNPGLSEWVEDKVAESDRPELTSAGIVVSGGRGVGSEEDFKIIEALADKLGAAVGASRAAVDSGYAPNDWQVGQTGKVVAPELYIAAGISGAIQHLAGMKDSKIIVAINKDEEAPIFQVADFGLVADLFEAVPALTEKLS; via the coding sequence ATGGCTGTTCTTCTTCTCGCAGAAGTCAACAACGGCGAACTGGCATTGGACGCCACCGCCAAAGCTGTCACCGCCGCAAAGGCGCTGGGTGACGTGACCGTTCTGGCTGCAGGCGCATCTGCTGCCGCAGCCGGCGAAGCCGCCGCGAAAATCGACGGTGTGGCCAAGGTATTGGTTGCTGAGGACGCCTCATTGGGGCATCGCCTCGCAGAGCCTACCGCAGCACTGATCGTGTCTCTGGCTGGCGACTACAGCCACATCGTGGCACCGGCGACCACCGACGCCAAGAACGTGATGCCACGTGTGGCAGCACTTCTGGACGTGATGGTTCTGTCCGACGTGACCGCAGTGGTCGATGCCGACACCTTCGAGCGCCCGATCTATGCTGGTAACGCAATCCAGACTGTGAAATCTTCTGACGCAACCAAAGTCATCACCTTCCGTACGTCGACCTTCGACGCGTCCGGCGAAGGCGGCTCCGCATCTGTGGAAACTGTTGGCGCAGCAGACAACCCCGGCCTGTCCGAATGGGTTGAAGACAAGGTTGCCGAAAGCGATCGCCCTGAGCTGACCTCGGCTGGCATCGTCGTTTCCGGTGGTCGCGGCGTTGGTTCTGAAGAAGACTTCAAAATCATTGAAGCGCTTGCTGACAAACTCGGTGCTGCCGTTGGTGCATCACGCGCGGCCGTTGATTCTGGCTATGCTCCGAACGATTGGCAGGTGGGTCAGACCGGTAAGGTTGTTGCACCGGAACTGTATATCGCAGCAGGTATCTCCGGCGCCATTCAGCACCTTGCAGGTATGAAAGACTCCAAGATCATCGTTGCGATCAACAAAGACGAAGAAGCGCCGATCTTCCAGGTCGCCGACTTCGGTCTGGTTGCAGACCTTTTCGAAGCAGTCCCGGCATTGACCGAAAAGCTGAGTTAA
- a CDS encoding cytochrome P450, which yields MGSLKAARSNLLSILPEIAVRQPMVSGQTGIRWHMIMDPGAIRRVLLENVDNYPKSKATKNILRPAIGDSLFIAEGAHWRWQRRAAAPVFSQRNMLSLAPVMSAAALRAVDRVAAAGNRAVDFQDEMVRTTFDVISEVTFSGDGSFDADAVHRAIDLYIAEAGKVSLLDMLGVPDWVPRPGRVFSGKAVGKMKSVADEAIEARRKRGASDVPDLLDLLMAGEDPETAKSMNTSELRDNLLTFIVAGHETTALTLAWSLYLCAYDQDVQERARVEAQRCMSGAAPTGEEAAKMPLIRQIVDEALRLYPPAGIISRTAQAPDVLCARDIRPGDTVMIPIYALHRNHMLWDNPNAFDPSRFADKKSVDRYAYLPFGDGPRICIGASFAIQEAVIILATLLARFRFELVEGRDPDPVMILTLRPDDGVWLTAKPV from the coding sequence ATGGGCTCTTTGAAAGCCGCGCGCAGCAACCTCCTGTCGATCCTGCCGGAGATTGCCGTGCGTCAGCCCATGGTTTCAGGTCAAACCGGCATCCGCTGGCACATGATTATGGACCCCGGAGCAATCCGACGGGTTTTGCTGGAAAACGTTGATAACTATCCGAAGTCGAAGGCCACCAAGAACATTCTGCGCCCCGCCATCGGTGACAGTCTGTTTATTGCCGAAGGTGCCCACTGGCGTTGGCAACGACGTGCCGCCGCTCCGGTATTTAGCCAGCGAAACATGCTGTCGCTTGCTCCGGTAATGAGCGCCGCCGCCCTTCGTGCCGTCGACCGAGTCGCAGCAGCGGGAAATCGCGCCGTGGATTTTCAGGACGAGATGGTGCGAACAACATTTGATGTGATCTCCGAAGTCACCTTTTCGGGAGACGGGAGTTTTGATGCCGATGCCGTACATCGTGCCATCGATTTATACATTGCCGAAGCCGGAAAAGTCTCGCTTCTGGACATGCTCGGCGTACCCGATTGGGTGCCGCGCCCGGGGCGTGTTTTTTCCGGAAAAGCCGTTGGGAAAATGAAATCCGTGGCAGACGAAGCCATCGAGGCGCGGCGCAAACGCGGTGCAAGCGATGTCCCGGACCTACTTGATCTTCTGATGGCCGGCGAGGATCCGGAAACGGCCAAATCCATGAACACGTCAGAACTCCGTGACAACCTGCTGACGTTCATTGTGGCGGGTCATGAAACGACCGCTCTGACCCTGGCGTGGTCACTCTATCTTTGTGCCTACGATCAGGACGTGCAGGAACGGGCAAGAGTTGAAGCTCAACGGTGCATGTCCGGCGCTGCTCCGACGGGAGAGGAAGCCGCAAAGATGCCGCTCATCCGCCAGATCGTGGACGAGGCGCTGCGGTTGTATCCACCTGCGGGCATCATTTCACGTACCGCGCAGGCGCCTGACGTCCTGTGCGCCCGCGATATCCGCCCGGGCGACACCGTGATGATCCCGATCTACGCCCTGCACCGCAATCACATGCTCTGGGACAATCCGAATGCTTTCGATCCGTCGCGCTTTGCTGACAAAAAATCCGTTGATCGATATGCCTATCTGCCTTTTGGGGACGGACCACGCATTTGCATAGGCGCAAGCTTTGCCATCCAGGAGGCCGTGATCATTCTCGCCACGCTACTGGCCCGGTTCCGGTTCGAACTTGTCGAAGGGCGCGATCCGGATCCGGTGATGATCCTCACGCTGAGACCTGACGACGGGGTCTGGCTCACCGCTAAACCCGTGTAA
- the bfr gene encoding bacterioferritin: MKGDPKVIEYLNKALRVELTAVSQFWLHYRLQKDWGYGKLAKKMREESIEEMEHADKLIDRIIFLEGHPNLQTLDPLRIGENVRETLACDLEAEMEAVALYSEARKFCAEVGDFASMGLFEELINDEQGHIDFLETQLELHDTIGAQNYGQLNAESADEVDD; this comes from the coding sequence ATGAAGGGCGATCCCAAGGTTATCGAGTATCTGAACAAAGCACTGCGGGTTGAACTGACAGCAGTCAGCCAGTTTTGGCTGCACTACCGCCTGCAAAAAGACTGGGGCTACGGCAAGCTCGCCAAGAAGATGCGCGAAGAATCCATCGAGGAGATGGAGCACGCCGACAAGCTCATTGACCGCATCATCTTTTTGGAAGGCCACCCCAACTTGCAAACGCTCGATCCGTTGCGCATTGGCGAAAACGTGCGTGAAACTCTGGCCTGCGATCTCGAGGCCGAAATGGAGGCTGTCGCACTCTACTCCGAAGCGCGAAAATTCTGTGCCGAAGTGGGGGACTTCGCCTCTATGGGTCTGTTTGAAGAGTTGATCAACGACGAGCAGGGCCATATCGACTTCCTCGAAACGCAACTGGAGTTGCACGACACCATCGGTGCGCAAAACTACGGCCAACTGAACGCCGAAAGCGCCGACGAAGTCGACGACTAA
- a CDS encoding twin transmembrane helix small protein: MADDPLFWVAAIACFAVLFILMIGVGGFAKGGDFNRKHANKIMRLRIGAQFVAVLLILVFVWFRTGG, from the coding sequence ATGGCCGACGATCCCCTCTTTTGGGTTGCCGCTATCGCCTGTTTTGCGGTGCTGTTCATTTTGATGATCGGCGTCGGCGGCTTTGCCAAAGGCGGCGACTTCAACCGGAAACACGCCAACAAGATCATGCGCCTGCGTATCGGGGCACAGTTCGTGGCGGTGTTGCTCATTCTTGTGTTTGTCTGGTTCCGGACGGGAGGTTGA
- a CDS encoding SH3 domain-containing protein, with protein MNKFVVVSFAFMGWAFYELSGGSDFEPTYRRDVVEAQSQKSPVTPEPARITATPIEPVVTKAAAVVPTVQRKEEAIVETVAAPTSVQTPLLAVDASTTANFATPQGSTPSLTDALSDKVIETQPALIKLGETTLILPEVKKDFRSVNGSRVNLRGGPGTSFGVLGVLVRDQEVEVLRDEGKGWVKLRDQETGKVGWMAAKMLSPLPSE; from the coding sequence GTGAACAAGTTTGTTGTTGTCAGTTTTGCGTTCATGGGATGGGCGTTTTACGAACTCAGCGGCGGTTCCGATTTTGAACCGACGTACCGTCGCGACGTTGTAGAGGCTCAATCCCAGAAATCCCCTGTTACTCCTGAACCCGCGCGCATCACTGCAACGCCGATTGAACCTGTTGTGACCAAAGCTGCCGCCGTCGTTCCCACCGTGCAACGCAAAGAGGAAGCGATTGTGGAGACCGTAGCAGCGCCCACTTCGGTTCAAACGCCGCTTCTCGCAGTCGACGCGTCCACCACTGCCAATTTTGCCACTCCCCAAGGTTCAACGCCATCACTCACGGACGCCCTTTCCGATAAGGTAATTGAAACGCAGCCTGCTCTGATCAAACTGGGCGAAACCACGCTCATTTTGCCTGAAGTCAAAAAGGACTTTCGGTCAGTAAACGGATCGCGTGTGAATTTGCGCGGCGGCCCTGGCACCTCTTTTGGCGTTCTGGGCGTGTTGGTGCGTGATCAAGAAGTCGAAGTGCTGCGCGACGAGGGTAAAGGATGGGTCAAGCTCCGCGATCAAGAGACCGGAAAAGTTGGCTGGATGGCGGCAAAAATGCTTTCACCTCTTCCCTCTGAGTAA